A genomic stretch from Haloferax sp. Atlit-12N includes:
- a CDS encoding pilus assembly protein → MLNPDTATSASADSGANHLLHSTATTLARLSPDSIDADPSDELCRSLAFLDADLAPETVVAAGYGSSLPAGLLGGLVALLARLPTVTVVFVALAAALGAAHAVHTLPVWLATLRRTRALGNAPELVGRIALRMRVEPSVERASAFAAHGDDDPLSASLAAHVDRARGTPTAGLSEFADAWRAWFPALDRSTALLQTAADVPAGERDRALDRAHEVVREGTRDRLADFVGSVRGPVTAVYAFGVLLPLALVGALPAARVAGVGVTAADVAFVYDVALPACLLAAVGWVLVRRPVAFAPLSVDASHPAVDDHRHVGIVGGAVAGIAGFVAADALVAPWLAPLAAVGLGTGTALFVAARPVVALRARVRAVEDGLSDALYLVGRAVGEGEAVESALARAATSVPGETGDLLEEAVGVQRRLRVGVVESFRGEYGVLESTPSPRVAGVATLLGLAASEGRPAGRAIVSMADQLSALSRLDAEARRELASVTETLSNTAAVFGPLVAGATVALADGMAPAKTLDQTAVAAPLSTADLGLAVGAYVLLSAVILTTLSVGVEHGLDRHLVASRVGRALVSATTTFALAFAAAGTLV, encoded by the coding sequence ATGCTGAACCCGGACACCGCCACGAGCGCGAGCGCGGACTCCGGTGCGAATCACTTGCTTCACTCGACCGCGACGACGCTCGCGCGGCTTTCGCCCGACTCCATCGACGCCGACCCAAGCGACGAGCTCTGCCGGTCGCTCGCGTTTCTCGACGCGGACCTCGCCCCCGAGACGGTCGTCGCCGCGGGCTACGGCTCGTCGCTTCCCGCCGGCCTGCTCGGTGGACTCGTCGCCCTCCTCGCTCGGCTTCCGACCGTGACGGTCGTCTTCGTCGCGCTCGCGGCCGCGCTCGGTGCGGCCCACGCGGTTCACACACTTCCGGTCTGGCTGGCGACGCTCCGCCGGACGCGGGCGCTCGGAAACGCGCCGGAACTCGTCGGTCGCATCGCGCTCCGGATGCGCGTCGAACCCTCGGTCGAGCGGGCCAGCGCGTTCGCCGCACACGGCGACGACGACCCGCTTTCGGCCTCGCTCGCCGCACACGTCGACCGCGCCCGCGGGACGCCGACCGCGGGGCTCTCCGAGTTCGCCGACGCGTGGCGCGCGTGGTTCCCGGCGCTCGACCGCTCGACTGCGCTCCTACAGACTGCCGCGGACGTTCCCGCCGGCGAGCGCGACCGGGCGCTCGACCGGGCCCACGAGGTCGTCCGCGAGGGGACCCGTGACCGCCTCGCCGACTTCGTCGGCTCTGTCCGCGGGCCGGTGACGGCGGTCTACGCCTTTGGCGTCCTGCTCCCGCTCGCGCTGGTCGGCGCGCTCCCGGCCGCCCGCGTCGCCGGCGTCGGCGTCACCGCCGCAGACGTCGCCTTCGTCTACGACGTGGCGCTTCCCGCCTGTCTCCTCGCCGCGGTCGGGTGGGTGCTCGTCCGCCGGCCGGTCGCGTTCGCGCCGCTCTCGGTCGACGCGTCTCACCCCGCGGTCGACGACCACCGCCACGTCGGCATCGTCGGTGGCGCAGTCGCTGGAATCGCCGGCTTCGTCGCCGCCGACGCGCTCGTCGCGCCGTGGCTCGCGCCGCTCGCCGCCGTCGGCCTCGGAACCGGGACCGCGCTGTTCGTCGCAGCCCGCCCGGTCGTGGCGCTCAGAGCCCGCGTCCGCGCGGTCGAAGACGGCCTCTCAGACGCGCTCTATCTCGTCGGCCGCGCCGTCGGCGAGGGCGAGGCCGTCGAATCTGCGCTCGCCCGCGCGGCGACCTCGGTCCCGGGCGAAACCGGCGACCTGCTCGAAGAGGCCGTCGGCGTCCAGCGTCGCCTCCGCGTGGGTGTCGTCGAGTCGTTCCGCGGTGAGTACGGCGTCCTCGAATCGACGCCGAGCCCCCGTGTCGCGGGCGTGGCGACGCTTCTCGGACTCGCCGCCAGCGAGGGTCGACCCGCCGGCCGCGCAATCGTCTCGATGGCCGACCAGCTCTCGGCGCTCTCCCGACTCGACGCCGAGGCCCGCCGCGAACTCGCGTCCGTCACGGAGACGCTGTCGAACACGGCCGCCGTCTTCGGGCCGCTCGTCGCCGGCGCAACCGTCGCGCTCGCCGACGGGATGGCCCCCGCGAAGACGCTCGACCAGACGGCTGTCGCCGCGCCGCTTTCGACCGCCGACCTCGGGCTGGCCGTCGGCGCGTACGTCCTCCTCTCGGCGGTCATCCTGACGACGCTCTCGGTCGGCGTCGAACACGGCCTCGACCGCCATCTCGTGGCCTCTCGCGTCGGCCGGGCGCTCGTGTCGGCGACGACGACGTTCGCGCTCGCGTTCGCCGCCGCGGGAACGCTCGTCTAA
- a CDS encoding type II/IV secretion system ATPase subunit has product MPLDSSSIGSLSETVAAALPDALGDRLADATGVRVAPRDSTDECSCVTAFSTPTDRPDDETVTLAVDAGNCPHRGSLSTAPACRATVVEALETRDADRLVVRADGLERRYDDAATGLLVAAGRFAERVRFRDERLADRAREDPLGAAHEATGRAGPVRRAAVETGLAEGASRSADYGDALRAVVGPTLARSRVDPRPPADGRLLGTTDLDTGAVARRYECPRGPVYHLTPPESTLDQRAARTLEAAHDQLARGAVDAGPRAPGRAVRLAADPDDPVETLAAILAKHTAGHGVLDDLFSDPAVSDVYVSTPADENPIRVVADGVSMPTNVRLAPGGAESLASRLRRVSGASFSRADPTLDTVVEAGGASVRVAGVTAPASDGLGFAFRRHDETPLTLPALVANGTLSSDAAALCSLAVERGASVLVAGSRGAGKTTFLGSLLWELPRDVRTVLIEDTPELPASSLLDADRDVQTLRTDTTGGPEPTPQAALHAALRLGDGALALGEVRGEEAAVLYEAMRVGANANAVLGTIHGDGAADVRERVVSDLGVPASSFAATDLVVTCEHADAHRVARVEEVRPVGDDAAFETLFEHDGRALEPTGSVARGDSLAVESVARPGESYADVLDALDARATHLDSLAATERTTPDDLAAARAERGSGC; this is encoded by the coding sequence ATGCCCCTCGACTCCTCTTCCATCGGCTCCCTCTCCGAAACCGTCGCTGCGGCGCTCCCGGACGCGCTCGGTGACCGACTCGCCGACGCGACCGGCGTTCGGGTCGCGCCCCGCGATTCGACCGACGAGTGCAGCTGTGTGACCGCGTTCTCGACGCCAACCGACCGCCCCGACGACGAGACCGTGACGCTCGCGGTCGACGCCGGGAACTGCCCGCACCGCGGGTCGCTCTCTACCGCGCCCGCCTGTCGCGCGACGGTTGTCGAGGCGCTCGAAACCCGCGACGCCGACCGTCTCGTCGTCCGCGCCGACGGGCTGGAACGCCGGTACGACGACGCCGCGACCGGTCTGCTCGTCGCTGCCGGCCGGTTCGCAGAGCGCGTCCGCTTCCGCGACGAACGCCTCGCCGACCGCGCCCGCGAGGACCCGCTCGGGGCCGCCCACGAGGCGACGGGTCGCGCGGGACCGGTTCGCCGCGCGGCCGTCGAAACCGGTCTCGCGGAGGGCGCGTCTCGAAGCGCCGACTACGGCGACGCGCTCCGGGCGGTCGTCGGCCCGACGCTCGCGCGCTCCCGCGTTGACCCCCGCCCGCCGGCCGACGGGCGACTCCTCGGAACGACCGACCTCGACACCGGCGCGGTCGCCCGCCGGTACGAGTGCCCGCGCGGCCCCGTCTACCACCTCACGCCGCCCGAATCGACACTCGACCAGCGCGCCGCGCGCACGCTCGAAGCCGCCCACGACCAACTCGCCCGCGGCGCTGTCGATGCCGGCCCGCGCGCGCCGGGCCGCGCCGTCCGACTCGCCGCCGACCCGGACGATCCGGTCGAGACGCTCGCGGCGATTCTGGCGAAGCACACCGCGGGTCACGGCGTTCTCGACGACCTGTTTTCGGACCCCGCGGTCTCGGACGTGTACGTCTCGACGCCCGCCGACGAGAACCCGATTCGCGTCGTCGCCGACGGCGTCTCGATGCCGACAAACGTCCGCCTCGCGCCCGGCGGCGCGGAGTCGCTCGCCTCCCGCCTGCGTCGCGTGAGCGGCGCGTCGTTCTCCCGCGCCGACCCGACACTCGACACCGTGGTTGAGGCCGGCGGCGCGAGCGTCCGGGTCGCGGGCGTGACCGCGCCCGCCAGCGACGGTCTCGGGTTCGCGTTCCGCCGCCACGACGAGACGCCGCTGACGCTCCCCGCGCTCGTCGCCAACGGGACGCTGTCGTCCGACGCCGCGGCGCTCTGCTCGCTCGCGGTCGAGCGCGGTGCGTCGGTCCTCGTCGCCGGCTCCCGCGGGGCCGGCAAGACGACGTTCCTCGGGTCGCTCCTGTGGGAACTCCCGCGCGACGTTCGCACGGTACTCATCGAGGACACGCCGGAGCTTCCGGCGTCGAGCCTGCTGGACGCCGACCGCGACGTGCAGACGCTCCGAACCGACACGACCGGCGGCCCCGAACCGACGCCGCAGGCGGCGCTCCACGCGGCGCTCCGGCTTGGCGACGGCGCGCTCGCGCTCGGTGAAGTCCGGGGCGAGGAGGCCGCTGTCCTCTACGAGGCGATGCGCGTCGGCGCGAACGCCAACGCGGTCCTCGGAACGATTCACGGCGACGGGGCCGCCGACGTGCGCGAGCGCGTCGTCTCCGACCTCGGCGTCCCGGCGTCGTCGTTCGCCGCCACCGACCTCGTCGTCACCTGCGAACACGCGGACGCACACCGCGTCGCCCGCGTCGAGGAGGTCCGCCCCGTCGGCGACGACGCGGCGTTCGAGACGCTGTTCGAACACGACGGTCGCGCCCTCGAACCCACGGGGTCGGTCGCCCGCGGCGACAGTCTCGCGGTCGAATCCGTGGCCCGCCCCGGCGAGTCGTACGCGGACGTGCTCGACGCGCTCGACGCCCGCGCCACCCATCTCGATTCGCTCGCCGCGACGGAACGAACCACGCCAGATGACCTCGCCGCAGCCCGCGCGGAGCGTGGTTCGGGATGCTGA